The following coding sequences lie in one Mycobacterium gordonae genomic window:
- a CDS encoding glycosyltransferase encodes MKIAIVWGDDVCADYRDLVGTEVEDECRSLCAALAAQGHTVTVHTRESVGPPAPAAPAKVLPFVGDWGAELSVQWSSEPPDIVHSFGWLGGLAAQLAARRNQLVTVQSFSGLAATTSGPGHAQSADSERARLEPLLIRSAAWVTGGSSEELDVLTRLRRHRARTSVLSTGVDVKHYTCTDPKWADNSSCRILQCAPNLQPCNGFDRTIRALPHVPDSELVIAQTSADDSRNRRERVKLKRMAAELGVGSRVHFTGYVAPEDIPLLFWSADIVACTPRLAPRATPALRAMASGRVVVGTTVGALMDAVIGNVTGLLVSPTKPYELVGAFKAMQHHSFRRQSMGSAGRSRATSRFTWDRIAQDALSIYHQASHVKTSAIA; translated from the coding sequence GTGAAGATCGCCATCGTTTGGGGCGACGACGTCTGCGCCGATTACCGGGACCTCGTCGGGACCGAAGTAGAAGACGAGTGCCGAAGCCTTTGTGCGGCGTTGGCAGCCCAGGGTCACACCGTGACCGTCCACACACGCGAAAGCGTCGGCCCACCTGCACCGGCGGCCCCAGCCAAGGTGTTGCCGTTCGTCGGCGATTGGGGCGCCGAGCTCTCCGTTCAGTGGTCCAGTGAACCGCCCGACATCGTGCACAGCTTCGGCTGGCTGGGCGGACTGGCCGCACAATTGGCGGCCCGCCGCAATCAACTGGTCACCGTCCAGAGCTTTTCCGGCCTGGCCGCGACGACGTCGGGTCCGGGTCACGCACAGTCTGCCGATTCCGAGCGTGCCCGCCTCGAACCGTTGTTGATCCGTAGCGCAGCCTGGGTGACGGGCGGTAGCAGCGAAGAACTCGACGTGCTGACGAGATTGCGCCGCCATCGGGCCCGCACTTCTGTCCTGTCGACCGGGGTCGACGTCAAGCACTACACCTGCACCGATCCCAAATGGGCGGACAACTCCAGCTGCCGGATATTGCAATGTGCGCCGAACTTACAGCCCTGCAACGGCTTCGATAGAACCATTCGGGCACTGCCGCACGTTCCGGACAGCGAACTCGTCATCGCGCAGACGTCCGCCGACGACAGCCGCAACAGACGGGAGCGGGTCAAGCTCAAGCGGATGGCCGCCGAATTGGGCGTGGGCAGTCGAGTGCATTTCACCGGTTATGTTGCACCCGAGGACATTCCGTTGCTGTTCTGGTCGGCCGACATCGTCGCCTGCACCCCGAGGCTGGCACCGCGCGCCACCCCGGCACTGCGGGCCATGGCCAGTGGACGTGTCGTAGTGGGAACTACCGTGGGCGCCCTCATGGATGCCGTGATCGGGAACGTCACCGGCCTACTGGTTTCCCCCACCAAACCGTACGAACTGGTCGGGGCGTTCAAAGCGATGCAGCACCACAGTTTTCGGCGCCAGAGCATGGGTTCGGCGGGACGCTCCCGGGCGACGTCCCGCTTCACCTGGGACCGGATCGCCCAAGACGCGTTGAGCATTTATCACCAGGCGAGTCACGTGAAAACCAGCGCCATAGCTTAG
- a CDS encoding helix-turn-helix transcriptional regulator, translating to MTTAPYAGDTADQSTETRPPETIRYAKFHTGESEAAKRFFAQAYQPGWRTSSLAGGSSVTHQRFESAAVTIDEVLIEGRVGCEIRTTDTAVVIHPRAGSLTLAGDPGSRMDTPVIAADGLPCAIQANTARFHVVRMDLRHLAQVAAEKTGPLPQQIRFASCRPRSTAAARAWNQALDYVIASFSYAETAQHPLLVNAAGQLLGAALLECFPSNMSDGQDLLRNPSVPPTLKGAISFIHRHAGDGIGVNDVADALRMTSRAVQYLFRQHLETTPTEYLRRVRLHHAHQELINSDRSDTTVSEVAHRWSFAHTGRFAALYRKTYGQSPHATLQQ from the coding sequence ATGACAACCGCGCCATATGCCGGGGACACTGCCGACCAATCGACGGAGACTCGCCCCCCGGAGACCATCCGGTATGCGAAGTTCCATACCGGCGAATCCGAGGCGGCGAAGCGATTCTTCGCCCAGGCCTACCAACCTGGCTGGCGTACCAGCAGCCTGGCAGGTGGCTCCTCGGTCACCCATCAACGCTTCGAGTCCGCAGCCGTCACCATCGACGAGGTGCTGATCGAGGGCCGGGTGGGCTGCGAAATCCGCACTACCGACACTGCGGTGGTGATCCACCCACGTGCGGGTTCGTTGACGCTGGCCGGTGACCCGGGAAGCAGAATGGATACCCCGGTCATCGCGGCCGACGGACTACCCTGCGCCATCCAGGCGAATACGGCGCGATTTCACGTCGTGCGGATGGATCTGCGCCATCTCGCCCAGGTCGCGGCGGAGAAGACCGGGCCGCTACCCCAGCAGATCCGGTTCGCGAGCTGCCGGCCACGCTCGACGGCCGCGGCGCGGGCCTGGAACCAGGCGCTGGACTACGTCATCGCCAGCTTCTCCTACGCCGAAACCGCACAGCACCCCCTTCTCGTCAACGCGGCGGGTCAGCTACTCGGTGCCGCGTTGCTTGAGTGTTTCCCGTCGAACATGAGCGACGGCCAGGACCTGCTGCGCAATCCGTCGGTGCCGCCGACTCTGAAAGGCGCAATCTCCTTCATTCACCGCCACGCAGGAGACGGCATCGGAGTCAATGACGTCGCGGACGCACTGCGCATGACCTCCCGCGCGGTGCAGTACCTGTTCCGGCAGCACCTGGAGACCACTCCCACCGAATATCTACGGCGCGTCCGGCTGCACCATGCGCATCAGGAACTGATCAACAGCGACCGGTCCGATACCACCGTCAGCGAAGTGGCCCATCGGTGGAGCTTCGCCCACACCGGCCGGTTTGCAGCCCTGTATCGCAAGACCTACGGCCAGAGCCCGCATGCCACGCTCCAGCAGTAA
- a CDS encoding PAS and ANTAR domain-containing protein has protein sequence MGRFRYLAREDRWEWSEEVARMHGYEPGSVQPTTQLLLKHKHPDDRPTVPELIEQVRRHGAPFSSRHRIVDTRGETHVVVVVGDRFGGPDGRLLGIGGFYIDVTDQFDADLQKHLSEALLAVDSRRAVINQAMGILMLRYGVNAESAFDLLVKLSQESNVKLRDIAERVVDEITAQDVLSDNAADRVDRLLRTRNGL, from the coding sequence GTGGGGAGATTTCGCTACCTGGCCCGTGAGGACCGGTGGGAGTGGTCGGAAGAGGTTGCCCGAATGCACGGCTATGAGCCGGGCAGCGTGCAGCCGACGACCCAACTACTGCTCAAACACAAGCATCCCGACGACAGGCCGACAGTTCCAGAGCTCATCGAGCAGGTGCGTAGGCACGGCGCCCCCTTCAGCAGCAGGCACCGCATCGTCGACACACGCGGTGAAACGCACGTTGTCGTCGTGGTGGGGGACCGGTTCGGCGGACCGGACGGCCGGCTGCTCGGCATCGGCGGCTTCTACATCGACGTCACCGACCAGTTCGACGCCGACCTGCAAAAACACCTGAGTGAGGCGCTGCTGGCCGTCGATTCGCGGCGGGCGGTGATCAATCAGGCGATGGGCATCCTGATGCTGCGCTACGGCGTCAACGCCGAGTCGGCATTCGATCTGCTGGTGAAGCTGTCACAGGAGTCCAACGTCAAGTTGCGCGACATCGCCGAGCGGGTGGTCGACGAGATCACCGCACAGGACGTGCTGAGCGACAACGCGGCCGATCGGGTGGACAGGTTGCTGCGCACCCGAAACGGGCTCTAG
- a CDS encoding DNA topoisomerase IB, translated as MRLRRSDLTKAGFTRKRRGKGFAYYGRDDERLTDADVLQRIKDLVIPPAWKKVWISPYANGHIQAVGTDAAGRRQYLYHQSWQQERAEEKFDRVLELSKELPAWRERIARDLDGRGLTRDRVLALGLHLVDLGYFRAGGEQYAEENESYGLATLLCEHVTVRRDAVAFDYPAKSGVRRQYEIENAQVVRAVRALLRRTDCAGRFLVWRNASEWVDVHSADLNARFKELVGSDYSVKDLRTWHGTVLAAAAFADADPPVCGRVAKRVEAAVMREVSEELGNTPAVARSSYVDPRVISGYRQGVTIAAAVRRAVRCDRPDAAQGVLEKATRVMIHRVAKGDNKSRSSVLAKSA; from the coding sequence ATGCGGCTGCGCCGCAGTGACTTAACCAAGGCCGGCTTTACCCGCAAGCGCCGCGGCAAGGGTTTCGCCTACTACGGACGCGATGACGAGCGGCTGACCGATGCCGATGTGCTGCAGCGGATCAAGGACCTGGTGATACCCCCGGCGTGGAAGAAGGTGTGGATTTCGCCCTACGCCAACGGGCACATCCAGGCCGTCGGCACCGACGCGGCGGGGCGTCGGCAGTACCTCTACCACCAGAGCTGGCAGCAGGAACGGGCGGAGGAGAAATTCGACCGGGTGCTCGAGCTGTCCAAGGAGTTGCCGGCGTGGCGCGAGCGGATTGCCCGCGATCTGGACGGGCGGGGCCTGACCCGCGACCGCGTTCTCGCCCTGGGCCTTCATCTGGTCGACCTCGGCTACTTCCGCGCCGGCGGCGAGCAGTACGCCGAAGAGAACGAGTCCTACGGCCTGGCCACGCTGCTTTGTGAGCACGTGACGGTGCGCCGCGACGCGGTCGCTTTCGACTACCCCGCCAAGAGCGGGGTGCGTCGTCAGTATGAGATCGAAAACGCCCAGGTGGTGCGGGCGGTGCGCGCGTTGTTACGCAGAACCGACTGCGCGGGACGATTTCTGGTGTGGCGCAACGCCTCCGAATGGGTCGACGTGCACAGCGCCGACCTCAATGCCCGGTTCAAGGAGTTGGTCGGCTCCGACTACAGCGTGAAGGATCTACGGACCTGGCACGGCACCGTCCTGGCTGCAGCAGCCTTCGCCGACGCTGACCCGCCGGTGTGCGGGCGGGTGGCCAAGCGGGTCGAGGCCGCGGTGATGCGGGAAGTCTCCGAGGAGTTGGGCAACACGCCTGCGGTAGCTCGAAGTTCCTATGTCGATCCGCGGGTGATCAGCGGCTACCGGCAGGGTGTCACCATTGCCGCGGCGGTGCGGCGTGCCGTGCGCTGTGACCGCCCGGATGCGGCGCAAGGGGTGCTGGAGAAGGCCACCCGGGTGATGATCCATCGAGTCGCGAAGGGCGACAACAAGTCCCGGTCATCTGTGCTGGCCAAGTCGGCCTAG
- a CDS encoding heme-binding protein has protein sequence MKFSSIVARHRVAGISAGCLLGGIAMGIVGAPSAAAAPDCSPQGVNSTVTSARGAAEQYLAGHPGANQAVTAAFGQPRGEAAANLRGYFTAHPNEYYDLRGILAPIGDTERQCNVSALPPNLESAYQEFMAG, from the coding sequence ATGAAATTCAGCAGTATCGTCGCTCGCCACCGCGTCGCGGGTATCAGCGCCGGTTGTCTGCTCGGGGGAATCGCCATGGGTATCGTCGGCGCGCCGTCGGCCGCGGCGGCGCCCGACTGCAGCCCGCAGGGCGTCAACTCCACCGTCACTTCGGCGCGGGGCGCGGCCGAGCAGTACCTTGCCGGCCACCCGGGCGCCAACCAGGCGGTCACGGCGGCATTCGGGCAGCCGCGCGGAGAAGCCGCAGCCAACCTTCGGGGCTACTTCACCGCGCACCCCAACGAGTACTACGACCTGCGCGGAATTCTGGCGCCAATCGGCGACACGGAACGTCAGTGCAACGTCTCCGCATTGCCGCCGAACCTGGAATCGGCCTACCAGGAATTCATGGCCGGCTGA
- a CDS encoding STAS domain-containing protein, with translation MSAPDSITATVADHDGIVVLSIGGEIDLVTAPALEEAIGGVAVNNPSALIIDLSGVEFLGSVGLKILAATCEKLGDAAEFGVVARGPATRRPIHLTGLDKTFPLYPTLDDALTGAREGKLNR, from the coding sequence TTGTCAGCTCCTGATTCGATCACCGCCACGGTCGCCGACCATGACGGAATCGTTGTACTCAGCATTGGCGGCGAAATCGACCTGGTGACCGCTCCGGCTCTGGAGGAGGCCATCGGCGGCGTGGCGGTCAACAACCCGTCCGCGCTGATCATCGATCTGTCCGGAGTGGAGTTCCTCGGGTCGGTGGGGTTGAAGATCCTGGCCGCAACCTGCGAGAAACTCGGCGACGCGGCGGAGTTCGGTGTGGTGGCGCGGGGACCGGCGACGCGACGGCCGATTCATCTGACCGGCCTGGACAAGACTTTTCCGCTGTATCCGACGCTGGACGACGCCCTGACCGGTGCGCGTGAAGGCAAACTCAACCGGTAG
- a CDS encoding STAS domain-containing protein, protein MSDLPSESSSTGNSVSSEGLLPQLVQHLRRNRTALREEWARRITEAELLTAMTPEEIFSEATAVYDNYVEVLETGSVEALQDYARDLSERIIPRGVETDEVLGIVLLLRDVLARSLFEKYQAEFDMLNRVLDAYEPAANRIANTVGVSFVQERERIIRQQQEAIRELSTPVLQVREQLLILPIIGVLDSQRARQVTEQLLRAIRANRAKVVVIDITGVPTIDSTVANHLVQTVDASGLMGASVIITGLSSEIALTLVTIGLDLSKMNAVGDLQGGIEEAERLLGYEVTRTGE, encoded by the coding sequence ATGTCAGATTTGCCGTCAGAATCCAGCAGCACCGGTAACAGCGTCTCCTCCGAAGGTTTGCTGCCGCAACTCGTCCAACACCTGCGGCGAAATCGGACAGCGCTGCGCGAAGAGTGGGCCCGCCGGATCACCGAGGCCGAGCTGTTGACCGCGATGACGCCGGAGGAGATCTTCTCCGAGGCGACCGCCGTCTACGACAACTACGTCGAGGTCCTCGAGACCGGTAGCGTCGAGGCGCTACAGGACTACGCCCGCGACCTCTCCGAACGCATCATCCCGCGCGGCGTGGAGACCGATGAGGTGCTGGGCATCGTGCTGCTGCTGCGCGACGTGCTGGCGCGGTCGCTGTTCGAGAAGTACCAGGCGGAATTCGACATGCTCAACCGGGTGCTCGACGCCTACGAGCCGGCGGCCAACCGCATCGCCAACACGGTGGGCGTCAGCTTCGTGCAGGAACGCGAGCGCATCATCCGCCAACAGCAGGAGGCCATCCGCGAGCTGTCCACGCCGGTGTTGCAGGTTCGCGAACAGCTGCTGATTCTGCCGATCATCGGGGTGCTCGACAGCCAGCGAGCCCGGCAGGTCACCGAGCAACTGCTGCGCGCCATTCGCGCCAATCGCGCGAAGGTGGTCGTCATCGACATCACCGGCGTCCCCACCATCGACTCCACGGTGGCCAACCACCTGGTGCAGACCGTCGACGCGTCGGGTCTGATGGGCGCCAGCGTCATCATCACCGGCCTGTCCTCCGAGATCGCCCTGACCCTGGTGACCATCGGACTGGACCTGTCGAAGATGAACGCCGTCGGCGACCTGCAGGGCGGCATCGAGGAAGCCGAGCGCTTGCTCGGGTACGAAGTCACCCGCACCGGCGAATAG
- a CDS encoding STAS domain-containing protein: protein MPVPILKQGAILIATVQAALTDSDTERLREDLMERVSRFRAQGIVVDVTAIDVMDSFAARSLRTIAHMTRLRGATTVIVGLQPEVAFAMVQLGLAFDDMSTALDLEEGIALLNKELGLGLGKSMIGRDGGG, encoded by the coding sequence ATGCCCGTACCCATTTTGAAGCAGGGCGCGATCCTGATCGCCACTGTGCAGGCCGCCCTTACCGACTCCGACACCGAACGGTTGCGTGAAGACCTGATGGAGCGGGTCAGCCGGTTCCGCGCTCAGGGGATCGTCGTCGACGTCACGGCCATCGACGTGATGGACTCCTTCGCGGCCCGGTCGCTGCGCACGATCGCGCACATGACCCGGTTACGCGGGGCGACCACGGTGATCGTGGGTCTGCAACCCGAGGTGGCGTTTGCCATGGTGCAGTTGGGGCTGGCCTTCGACGACATGAGCACCGCCCTCGACCTCGAAGAGGGCATAGCCCTGCTGAACAAGGAATTGGGGCTGGGGCTGGGCAAATCGATGATCGGGCGCGACGGTGGCGGCTGA
- a CDS encoding anti-sigma regulatory factor — translation MAAETVVAINTSDDIVAARKAGHQLALELGFSLTDVTMIATAISEIARNITSYAGHGEVRVAVDEREGRKALVVRAADEGPGIADIDRAMEDGYTTGRGLGMGLPGARRLMDRLVVESSLGRGTVIEMWKWVPARA, via the coding sequence GTGGCGGCTGAGACGGTGGTCGCTATCAACACCTCCGACGACATCGTCGCTGCCCGCAAAGCCGGCCACCAGCTCGCGCTGGAACTGGGGTTCTCGTTGACCGACGTCACCATGATCGCCACCGCGATCTCGGAGATCGCCCGCAATATCACCAGCTATGCCGGACACGGTGAGGTACGGGTCGCCGTCGACGAGCGAGAGGGACGCAAGGCGCTGGTGGTGCGCGCCGCGGACGAAGGCCCCGGGATCGCCGACATCGACCGTGCGATGGAGGACGGATACACCACCGGTCGCGGACTCGGCATGGGTTTGCCGGGAGCGCGGCGGCTGATGGATCGCCTGGTCGTGGAGTCATCACTCGGCCGCGGCACGGTCATCGAGATGTGGAAGTGGGTGCCGGCGCGTGCCTGA
- a CDS encoding SpoIIE family protein phosphatase, translated as MEWAAASRPRPGEQLCGDQVIAVDVDGAAALFGVLDGLGHGPAAAGAALAGVEALTRARGERLEVLVALCHRVLTGTRGAAMSLARIDFQSSKLSWTGIGNVRANLLAKSVSGVQVRSSARLVGGIVGYRIPETRPAQVVSMRTGDLLVITSDGISDDYVDHIDFAASAVDIAEQVLEKHAKESDDAMVLTARHRGIST; from the coding sequence ATCGAGTGGGCGGCGGCGAGTCGCCCCCGCCCAGGCGAGCAACTGTGCGGCGACCAGGTCATCGCGGTCGACGTCGACGGTGCGGCAGCGCTGTTCGGTGTGCTGGACGGCCTGGGCCACGGACCAGCCGCCGCCGGCGCCGCGCTCGCGGGCGTCGAGGCGCTGACCAGGGCCCGTGGGGAGCGGCTGGAGGTACTGGTCGCGCTCTGCCACCGGGTGCTGACCGGTACCCGGGGCGCCGCGATGTCGTTGGCTCGCATCGATTTTCAGAGCAGCAAGCTGAGCTGGACCGGGATCGGCAATGTCCGCGCGAACTTGCTGGCCAAGAGCGTCAGTGGCGTCCAAGTCCGATCCAGCGCCCGGTTGGTCGGCGGCATCGTGGGCTACCGGATCCCGGAAACCCGCCCCGCCCAGGTGGTTTCGATGCGCACCGGCGATCTGCTGGTCATCACCAGCGACGGCATCTCCGACGACTACGTCGACCATATCGACTTCGCGGCTTCCGCTGTTGACATCGCAGAGCAGGTGCTGGAAAAGCATGCCAAGGAATCCGACGACGCCATGGTGCTGACGGCACGCCACCGGGGTATCTCGACATGA
- a CDS encoding SpoIIE family protein phosphatase, with the protein MTYTDDFHDQYRAALRAYLKTRNEDSLAVGHELGRRALQEQISMLDIIENTFWLLDELSKTEPVDRGTALEFVLQTLAPLDVATRGFIDGTRRYAQERARAEDLADRDRFRTALVNSLQEGFFVADEHGAVVEVNNAFADILGYGAAGLPYPWPQPWLVDREGTYQEQQRVRELGSADYEIPVRHQDGHLAWVAVSINAVRDPDGGPAVYVGTVRDVTAQRAFAARESAVMRLATSVSVAKSVAEVLEITLDESRTAVDVSRVVAVMWPSGEGEPTVVTAGDPPESSWRAMDPLLCEIFQDSRHQLPLTAKTVECPDSPGRAQGLVAMLSGAGDVALWLELASPRWVSAEDKLLVTMLIGHLSLAIQHVRQFEAARVTSMTLQRAMLPPMTPPPGFAVRYEPAVPPLEIGGDWYDVLEIDERRIGIVVGDCVGRGLPAAAIMGQLRSSARALLLTGAKPAVLLEQLDAAASLIPDAYCTTVFLAILDTESGVLEYSNAGHMPAVLVKSEAGAPTETMLLTGASSVPLAVRRNETRPQAAELLPPGSMLMWFTDGLVERRHESIDDGLARVAAVLTDAIGLPISAVADAVLDQLAPAGGYDDDVAMVVYRHRLAPLRIETKAIAENLAPIRWALSSWLGAAEISELQAADIVLVISEACTNCVEHAYEGHEVGTMLLEMTGTANEIRARIADSGSWKPPAADPGNGGRGLPLMKVMSESMQIDNRPDGTAVDVVFRLPAR; encoded by the coding sequence ATGACCTACACCGACGACTTTCACGACCAGTACCGGGCGGCGCTGCGGGCGTACCTAAAGACCCGCAACGAGGACAGCCTGGCAGTGGGGCACGAACTCGGCCGCAGGGCTCTGCAGGAACAGATCAGCATGCTCGACATCATCGAGAACACCTTCTGGCTGCTCGACGAACTCTCCAAGACCGAACCGGTCGACCGCGGCACCGCACTGGAGTTCGTGCTGCAGACACTGGCGCCCTTGGACGTCGCAACCCGCGGGTTCATCGACGGCACAAGGCGATACGCGCAGGAACGGGCGCGCGCCGAAGACCTTGCCGACCGGGACAGGTTCCGGACGGCGCTGGTGAACTCGCTACAGGAGGGATTCTTCGTCGCCGACGAGCACGGCGCCGTCGTGGAGGTCAACAACGCCTTCGCCGATATTCTCGGATACGGCGCGGCGGGTTTGCCGTATCCGTGGCCTCAGCCGTGGCTGGTGGACAGGGAAGGCACGTACCAGGAGCAGCAGCGGGTCCGTGAGTTGGGCAGTGCCGACTACGAGATCCCGGTCCGCCATCAGGACGGGCACCTGGCCTGGGTGGCCGTGAGCATCAACGCGGTTCGCGATCCAGACGGTGGACCCGCCGTATACGTCGGAACGGTCCGCGACGTCACCGCACAGCGGGCCTTCGCCGCCCGGGAAAGCGCGGTGATGCGCTTGGCCACATCCGTCAGCGTGGCCAAGAGCGTGGCCGAGGTGCTCGAGATCACCCTCGACGAGAGCCGCACCGCGGTCGACGTAAGCCGCGTCGTCGCGGTGATGTGGCCGTCCGGCGAAGGCGAACCCACCGTCGTGACGGCCGGGGACCCCCCTGAATCTAGCTGGCGCGCAATGGATCCACTGCTGTGCGAGATCTTCCAGGACTCCCGGCACCAGCTGCCGCTGACCGCGAAGACGGTCGAGTGCCCGGATAGTCCCGGCCGGGCACAGGGTTTGGTCGCCATGCTGTCCGGCGCCGGGGACGTGGCCCTGTGGCTGGAACTGGCTTCACCCCGCTGGGTGAGCGCCGAGGACAAGCTGCTGGTGACGATGCTCATCGGTCACTTGAGCCTGGCCATCCAGCACGTCCGGCAGTTCGAGGCCGCACGGGTGACTTCGATGACGCTGCAACGGGCGATGCTCCCGCCGATGACGCCGCCGCCCGGCTTTGCGGTGCGCTATGAGCCGGCGGTGCCGCCGCTGGAGATCGGCGGCGACTGGTACGACGTACTGGAGATCGACGAACGCCGCATCGGCATCGTCGTCGGAGACTGTGTGGGCCGCGGTTTGCCGGCAGCCGCGATCATGGGCCAGCTGCGCAGTTCCGCGCGGGCTTTGCTGCTCACCGGCGCCAAACCCGCCGTGCTGCTCGAACAACTCGACGCTGCGGCGTCGCTGATTCCCGACGCGTACTGCACGACGGTGTTTCTGGCGATACTCGACACCGAATCCGGCGTGCTCGAATACAGCAACGCCGGTCACATGCCCGCCGTGCTCGTCAAGAGCGAAGCCGGCGCACCCACCGAGACGATGCTGCTCACCGGCGCCAGTTCGGTACCGCTTGCGGTGCGGCGCAACGAAACTCGACCGCAGGCTGCCGAGCTGCTGCCGCCGGGCTCGATGCTGATGTGGTTCACTGACGGTTTGGTGGAGCGCCGGCACGAGTCCATCGACGACGGGCTCGCCCGCGTCGCGGCTGTTCTGACGGATGCGATCGGACTGCCCATCAGCGCCGTCGCCGACGCGGTGCTGGACCAGTTGGCGCCGGCCGGGGGATACGACGACGACGTCGCCATGGTCGTCTACCGGCATCGGCTGGCACCACTGCGCATCGAGACCAAGGCCATCGCAGAAAACCTGGCGCCTATCCGTTGGGCGTTGAGTTCCTGGCTGGGCGCCGCGGAGATCTCGGAGCTGCAAGCCGCCGACATCGTGCTGGTCATCAGTGAGGCCTGCACCAACTGCGTCGAGCACGCCTACGAAGGACACGAGGTCGGGACCATGCTGCTGGAGATGACGGGGACCGCCAACGAGATCCGTGCGCGGATCGCCGACTCGGGGTCGTGGAAGCCACCTGCCGCCGACCCGGGTAACGGCGGCCGCGGCCTGCCGCTGATGAAGGTCATGAGCGAGTCGATGCAGATCGACAACCGCCCGGACGGCACCGCCGTCGACGTCGTCTTTCGTTTGCCTGCCCGCTAG
- a CDS encoding iron-containing redox enzyme family protein codes for MTHTSITVEPALPAAHGPLSTAVRRILTTPALREPSSRVGASVRDSDPYGLDLQLALYMCYELHYRGFASVDPGWEWNPGLLALRAELERVFLSGVRRDVGPIDAGHTAAAEMEALTIEPKSGTGPSYYLRDSGTWEQMREYFVHRSLYHLKEGDPHAFAIPRLTGTAKAAFVAIEFDEYGAGRGPRMHQQLFADLLIAAQLDSTYLGYLDAVPAESLAAVNLMSMFGLHRRLRGAAVGHFASIEITSPPGSRRMVDALQRMQAPEACAHFYREHVEADAVHEHVVRIDVVGDLLAREPQLDSDVVFGIRAHAAVEDRLADALMTAWQQERSSLRRPLS; via the coding sequence GTGACCCACACGTCGATCACCGTTGAACCCGCCCTGCCGGCGGCACACGGTCCGCTGTCGACGGCCGTGCGCCGGATTCTGACCACGCCGGCCTTGCGCGAGCCGTCGAGCCGCGTCGGGGCGTCGGTGCGCGACTCCGATCCCTACGGCCTGGACCTGCAGCTGGCGTTGTACATGTGCTACGAGTTGCATTACCGCGGTTTCGCGTCGGTGGATCCGGGTTGGGAATGGAATCCCGGCCTGCTGGCGCTGCGGGCAGAACTGGAACGCGTGTTCTTGTCTGGCGTTCGCCGCGACGTGGGACCCATCGACGCCGGTCACACCGCCGCGGCGGAGATGGAAGCGCTGACGATCGAGCCCAAGAGCGGCACCGGCCCGTCCTACTATCTTCGGGACAGCGGGACCTGGGAGCAGATGCGCGAGTACTTCGTCCATCGCTCGCTGTATCACCTCAAAGAGGGCGATCCGCACGCGTTTGCGATACCGCGCCTGACCGGCACCGCCAAGGCGGCGTTCGTCGCGATCGAGTTCGATGAGTACGGCGCCGGCCGGGGTCCGCGGATGCATCAGCAGCTGTTCGCGGACCTGTTGATCGCGGCGCAACTGGATTCGACCTATCTCGGCTATCTGGACGCGGTCCCGGCCGAGTCGCTGGCAGCGGTCAATCTTATGTCGATGTTCGGCCTGCACCGGCGGTTGCGCGGGGCCGCGGTGGGGCACTTCGCTTCCATCGAGATCACCTCGCCGCCGGGTTCCCGCCGCATGGTCGACGCGCTGCAGCGGATGCAGGCGCCGGAGGCCTGCGCGCACTTCTACCGCGAGCACGTGGAAGCCGACGCGGTCCATGAGCATGTGGTGCGCATCGACGTGGTCGGCGATCTGCTGGCCCGTGAACCTCAACTGGACAGCGACGTCGTCTTCGGCATTCGCGCGCACGCCGCTGTCGAAGACCGGCTGGCCGACGCGCTGATGACCGCCTGGCAGCAGGAACGATCGTCGCTGCGGCGGCCGCTGAGCTGA
- a CDS encoding CDGSH iron-sulfur domain-containing protein: MSTTRVQVIPNGPVLVSGPARIETPNGDVIESDRFMVAVCTCRRSQDYPLCDTSHRRCRGPKVEGLLNAEH, encoded by the coding sequence GTGAGCACTACCCGCGTACAGGTGATACCCAACGGGCCGGTGCTGGTTTCTGGACCGGCGCGGATCGAGACGCCCAACGGTGACGTGATCGAGTCCGATCGCTTCATGGTTGCCGTGTGCACATGCCGGCGCAGCCAGGACTACCCGCTGTGCGACACCAGCCACCGCAGATGCCGCGGCCCCAAAGTCGAGGGCCTACTGAACGCGGAGCATTGA